One region of Vespa crabro chromosome 15, iyVesCrab1.2, whole genome shotgun sequence genomic DNA includes:
- the LOC124429651 gene encoding N6-adenosine-methyltransferase non-catalytic subunit gives MLQTLRERSQKRKKLLAQTLGVSSVDELRQILGTDIDDVQKKKGKLLSEKSESTVKDLKDDTVPTDEIVYKDSSTFLKGTQSSNPHNDYCQHFIDTGQRPQNFIRDVGLADRFEEYPKLRELIKLKDDLIADTATPPMYLKTDLLTYNLKELNCKFDVILIEPPLEEYQRTCGATNVQLWNWDQIMELDIGEVAANRSFVFLWCGSSDGLDMGRFCLRKWGFRRCEDICWIRTNINNPGHSKNLDSKAVLQRTKEHCLMGIKGTVRRSTDGDFIHANVDIDLIISEEPEYGSIEKPVEIFHIIEHFCLGRRRLHLFGRDSTIRPGWLTVGPELTNTNFNADLYTGYFSNGQITTGCTERIEALRPKSPPPKGKVSGRGRGGFNRGRGRGR, from the exons atgttGCAAACACTACGGGAACGTtcgcaaaaaaggaaaaaactacTTGCACAAACg cTTGGAGTTTCTAGTGTAGATGAATTAAGACAAATTTTGGGTACCGACATCGACGacgtccaaaaaaaaaagggaaaactaTTATCTGAAAAATCGGAAAGCACTGttaaagatttaaaagatGATACAGTGCCTACGGATGAAATTGTTTACAAGGATTCATCtacatttttaaaa GGGACACAATCATCCAATCCACATAATGATTATTGTCAACATTTTATAGACACTGGTCAAAGACCACAAAACTTTATAAGAGATGTAGGATTAGCTGATAGATTTGAGGAATATCCTAAACTAAGAGAACTAATCAAGTTAAAGGATGATTTAATTGCAGACACTGCTACACCTCCGATGTATCTCAAAACTGATCTCCTTACTTACAATTTAAAAGAACTCAATTGTAAATTTGATGTTATTCTTATAGAACCGCCATTGGAAGAGTATCAAAGAACATGCGGTGCAACAAACGTACAATTATGGAACTGGGATCaa ATAATGGAATTAGACATCGGTGAAGTAGCCGCTAATCGaagttttgtatttttatggTGTGGAAGTAGCGATGGTCTAGATATGGGACGTTTCTGTCTCCGGAAATGGGGTTTCAGACGTTGCGAAGACATTTGTTGGATTcgtacaaatattaataatccaGGACACAGTAAGAACTTAGATAGTAAAGCTGTGCTTCAAAGAACTAAAGAGCATTGTTTAATGGGTATTAAGGGAACAGTGAGAAGATCTACAGATGGAGATTTTATTCATGCAAACGTTGACATCGATTTGATAATATCGGAAGAACCTGAATATGGATCCATTGAAAAGccagtcgaaatatttcatataattgaaCATTTTTGCCTTGGTAGACGAAG ATTACATTTATTTGGACGTGACAGCACAATTAGACCAGGTTGGCTCACCGTTGGTCCAGAATTAAcgaatacaaattttaatgcTGATCTCTATACTGGTTATTTTTCTAATGGCCAAATAACCACAGGATGTACAGAACGTATAGAGGCTCTTAGACCAAAATCCCCACCACCTAAAGGCAAGGTTTCTGGTCGAGGTAGAGGTGGTTTTAATCGTggtagaggaagaggaagatga
- the LOC124429650 gene encoding phosphatidylinositol 3,4,5-trisphosphate 3-phosphatase and dual-specificity protein phosphatase PTEN isoform X3, with product MRPTSSRLNSKISEHISASVTPLHVCLEEQRGPELGLCDASAHKPQVKKVFENYKAQEEAAEEKLEIGLVVIDIGEVEQNQSSMANTISNMKMTNPIKGLVSKRRKRFKEDGFDLDLTYIRDNLIAMGFPAEKLEGVYRNHIDDVVKLLESKHKDHYKIYNLCSERSYDFNKFKQRVATYAFDDHNPPRLEQIKPFCEDVHTWLSLHKENVAVVHCKAGKGRTGVMVCCYLLHSKQFPTATEALNYYGTKRTHDRKGVTIPSQRRYVGYYATLVQEGLNYQPITLILRKIQLDPVPIFNGGQGYLHFVISESNKKVFSSEVHEVRKGMHSICIPLQHNVALTGDIRVDFYNRPKMKRKEKLFHFWFNTFFVRDHVLSEYDNGELPVERSTRALSCDGTAMELPMVMSHVKPRTGSLASLGPMPPTLVLSIDKWGLDDAHKDKHHKIYSADFKVSLFMHRVGGSNSPAVPATTNRLGEGLQIGMGGQETPSESSEADSSECDTTGDEDGWESGESSASLVVNHHNLTHSSSHTHVNTHQRTSLRETAKGLLSRGDKSRNSPRQSTASVKRSSTFVRSSTLDT from the exons at GAGACCTACTAGCAGCAGGTTGAACAGTAAGATCTCTGAGCACATTTCGGCGTCGGTAACTCCCCTCCATGTTTGTCTGGAGGAACAAAGAGGACCAGAACTGGGCTTATGTGACGCCTCAGCTCACAAGCCACAG GTCAAAAAGGTTTTTGAAAATTACAAAGCACAAGAAGAGGCTGCAGAGGAAAAATTGGAGATTGGACTAGTTGTAATTGATATTGGAGAGGTGGAGCAAAACCAGTCGAGTATGGCCAATACTATTAGTAATATGAAAATGACTAACCCCATAAAGGGGCTTGTCAGTAAACGTCGTAAACGTTTCAAAGAAGATGGCTTCGATCTTGATCTCACAT atatacgaGATAATTTAATAGCTATGGGATTTCCTGCTGAAAAGTTGGAAGGAGTATACAGAAATCATATTGATGATGTTGTCAAACTGCTAGAATCTAAACATAAggatcattataaaatttataactt aTGTTCCGAGAGATCCTACGATTTTAACAAGTTTAAGCAAAGAGTTGCTACGTATGCATTCGATGATCATAATCCACCAAGGTTGGAACAAATTAAGCCATTTTGCGAAGATGTACACACGTGGCTTTCTTTGCATAAAGAAAATGTAGCAGTAGTTCACTGTAAAGCAGGTAAAGGACGAACTGGTGTTATGGTATGTTGCTACCTTCTTCACAGCAAACAGTTCCCCACTGCCACAGAAGCTCTTAACTATTATGGTACCAAAAGAACACACGATAG GAAAGGAGTAACAATACCTTCCCAAAGGAGGTACGTGGGTTATTATGCTACTCTCGTTCAAGAGGGTCTAAATTACCAGCCAATTACATTAATTCTACGGAAAATTCAATTGGATCCAGTTCCCATTTTTAACGGGGGCCAAGGct ATCTGCATTTTGTAATATCCGAATCAAATAAGAAGGTATTTAGTTCAGAAGTTCATGAGGTACGAAAAGGAATGCATTCTATTTGTATTCCATTACAACATAATGTGGCTCTAACAGGTGATATTCGAGTGGACTTCTATAACAGgccaaaaatgaaaagaaag GAAAAGCTGTTCCACTTTTggtttaatacattttttgtaCGTGATCATGTTTTATCTGAATACGATAACGGGGAATTACCGGTTGAACGATCGACAAGGGCATTGAGTTGCGATGGTACAGCCATGGAATTACCGATGGTCATGTCACATGTAAAACCCCGAACAGGATCTCTAGCTAGCCTTGGACCCATGCCACCTACTCTTGTTTTGAGTATAGACAAGTGGGGCTTAGACGACGCACATAAAGACAAACATCACAAAATCTATAGTGCAGATTTTAAA GTTAGTTTATTTATGCACCGAGTTGGTGGAAGTAATTCGCCGGCTGTGCCAGCGACAACGAATAGGTTGGGAGAGGGTCTACAAATAGGAATGGGTGGTCAGGAAACGCCCAGCGAATCCAGTGAAGCGGATAGCAGTGAATGCGATACAACGGGAGATGAAGATGGTTGGGAATCTGGTGAGTCTTCTGCATCTCTGGTGGTGAATCACCACAATCTTACACACAGCAGTAGCCATACACATGTTAATACCCACCAAAGAACTAGTCTCAGAGAAACAGCTAAAGGTTTACTCTCACGTGGAGATAAAAGTAGGAATAGCCCTAGGCAAAGCACTGCTAGTGTAAAACGTTCTTCAACATTTGTTCGTTCATCCACGTTAGATACATAG
- the LOC124429650 gene encoding phosphatidylinositol 3,4,5-trisphosphate 3-phosphatase and dual-specificity protein phosphatase PTEN isoform X2, protein MRCWRPTSSRLNSKISEHISASVTPLHVCLEEQRGPELGLCDASAHKPQVKKVFENYKAQEEAAEEKLEIGLVVIDIGEVEQNQSSMANTISNMKMTNPIKGLVSKRRKRFKEDGFDLDLTYIRDNLIAMGFPAEKLEGVYRNHIDDVVKLLESKHKDHYKIYNLCSERSYDFNKFKQRVATYAFDDHNPPRLEQIKPFCEDVHTWLSLHKENVAVVHCKAGKGRTGVMVCCYLLHSKQFPTATEALNYYGTKRTHDRKGVTIPSQRRYVGYYATLVQEGLNYQPITLILRKIQLDPVPIFNGGQGYLHFVISESNKKVFSSEVHEVRKGMHSICIPLQHNVALTGDIRVDFYNRPKMKRKEKLFHFWFNTFFVRDHVLSEYDNGELPVERSTRALSCDGTAMELPMVMSHVKPRTGSLASLGPMPPTLVLSIDKWGLDDAHKDKHHKIYSADFKVSLFMHRVGGSNSPAVPATTNRLGEGLQIGMGGQETPSESSEADSSECDTTGDEDGWESGESSASLVVNHHNLTHSSSHTHVNTHQRTSLRETAKGLLSRGDKSRNSPRQSTASVKRSSTFVRSSTLDT, encoded by the exons ATGCGTTGTTG GAGACCTACTAGCAGCAGGTTGAACAGTAAGATCTCTGAGCACATTTCGGCGTCGGTAACTCCCCTCCATGTTTGTCTGGAGGAACAAAGAGGACCAGAACTGGGCTTATGTGACGCCTCAGCTCACAAGCCACAG GTCAAAAAGGTTTTTGAAAATTACAAAGCACAAGAAGAGGCTGCAGAGGAAAAATTGGAGATTGGACTAGTTGTAATTGATATTGGAGAGGTGGAGCAAAACCAGTCGAGTATGGCCAATACTATTAGTAATATGAAAATGACTAACCCCATAAAGGGGCTTGTCAGTAAACGTCGTAAACGTTTCAAAGAAGATGGCTTCGATCTTGATCTCACAT atatacgaGATAATTTAATAGCTATGGGATTTCCTGCTGAAAAGTTGGAAGGAGTATACAGAAATCATATTGATGATGTTGTCAAACTGCTAGAATCTAAACATAAggatcattataaaatttataactt aTGTTCCGAGAGATCCTACGATTTTAACAAGTTTAAGCAAAGAGTTGCTACGTATGCATTCGATGATCATAATCCACCAAGGTTGGAACAAATTAAGCCATTTTGCGAAGATGTACACACGTGGCTTTCTTTGCATAAAGAAAATGTAGCAGTAGTTCACTGTAAAGCAGGTAAAGGACGAACTGGTGTTATGGTATGTTGCTACCTTCTTCACAGCAAACAGTTCCCCACTGCCACAGAAGCTCTTAACTATTATGGTACCAAAAGAACACACGATAG GAAAGGAGTAACAATACCTTCCCAAAGGAGGTACGTGGGTTATTATGCTACTCTCGTTCAAGAGGGTCTAAATTACCAGCCAATTACATTAATTCTACGGAAAATTCAATTGGATCCAGTTCCCATTTTTAACGGGGGCCAAGGct ATCTGCATTTTGTAATATCCGAATCAAATAAGAAGGTATTTAGTTCAGAAGTTCATGAGGTACGAAAAGGAATGCATTCTATTTGTATTCCATTACAACATAATGTGGCTCTAACAGGTGATATTCGAGTGGACTTCTATAACAGgccaaaaatgaaaagaaag GAAAAGCTGTTCCACTTTTggtttaatacattttttgtaCGTGATCATGTTTTATCTGAATACGATAACGGGGAATTACCGGTTGAACGATCGACAAGGGCATTGAGTTGCGATGGTACAGCCATGGAATTACCGATGGTCATGTCACATGTAAAACCCCGAACAGGATCTCTAGCTAGCCTTGGACCCATGCCACCTACTCTTGTTTTGAGTATAGACAAGTGGGGCTTAGACGACGCACATAAAGACAAACATCACAAAATCTATAGTGCAGATTTTAAA GTTAGTTTATTTATGCACCGAGTTGGTGGAAGTAATTCGCCGGCTGTGCCAGCGACAACGAATAGGTTGGGAGAGGGTCTACAAATAGGAATGGGTGGTCAGGAAACGCCCAGCGAATCCAGTGAAGCGGATAGCAGTGAATGCGATACAACGGGAGATGAAGATGGTTGGGAATCTGGTGAGTCTTCTGCATCTCTGGTGGTGAATCACCACAATCTTACACACAGCAGTAGCCATACACATGTTAATACCCACCAAAGAACTAGTCTCAGAGAAACAGCTAAAGGTTTACTCTCACGTGGAGATAAAAGTAGGAATAGCCCTAGGCAAAGCACTGCTAGTGTAAAACGTTCTTCAACATTTGTTCGTTCATCCACGTTAGATACATAG
- the LOC124429650 gene encoding phosphatidylinositol 3,4,5-trisphosphate 3-phosphatase and dual-specificity protein phosphatase PTEN isoform X1, with amino-acid sequence MLWELMGICFSCRRPTSSRLNSKISEHISASVTPLHVCLEEQRGPELGLCDASAHKPQVKKVFENYKAQEEAAEEKLEIGLVVIDIGEVEQNQSSMANTISNMKMTNPIKGLVSKRRKRFKEDGFDLDLTYIRDNLIAMGFPAEKLEGVYRNHIDDVVKLLESKHKDHYKIYNLCSERSYDFNKFKQRVATYAFDDHNPPRLEQIKPFCEDVHTWLSLHKENVAVVHCKAGKGRTGVMVCCYLLHSKQFPTATEALNYYGTKRTHDRKGVTIPSQRRYVGYYATLVQEGLNYQPITLILRKIQLDPVPIFNGGQGYLHFVISESNKKVFSSEVHEVRKGMHSICIPLQHNVALTGDIRVDFYNRPKMKRKEKLFHFWFNTFFVRDHVLSEYDNGELPVERSTRALSCDGTAMELPMVMSHVKPRTGSLASLGPMPPTLVLSIDKWGLDDAHKDKHHKIYSADFKVSLFMHRVGGSNSPAVPATTNRLGEGLQIGMGGQETPSESSEADSSECDTTGDEDGWESGESSASLVVNHHNLTHSSSHTHVNTHQRTSLRETAKGLLSRGDKSRNSPRQSTASVKRSSTFVRSSTLDT; translated from the exons aTGCTCTGGGAATTGATGGGTATATGCTTTTCCTGCAGGAGACCTACTAGCAGCAGGTTGAACAGTAAGATCTCTGAGCACATTTCGGCGTCGGTAACTCCCCTCCATGTTTGTCTGGAGGAACAAAGAGGACCAGAACTGGGCTTATGTGACGCCTCAGCTCACAAGCCACAG GTCAAAAAGGTTTTTGAAAATTACAAAGCACAAGAAGAGGCTGCAGAGGAAAAATTGGAGATTGGACTAGTTGTAATTGATATTGGAGAGGTGGAGCAAAACCAGTCGAGTATGGCCAATACTATTAGTAATATGAAAATGACTAACCCCATAAAGGGGCTTGTCAGTAAACGTCGTAAACGTTTCAAAGAAGATGGCTTCGATCTTGATCTCACAT atatacgaGATAATTTAATAGCTATGGGATTTCCTGCTGAAAAGTTGGAAGGAGTATACAGAAATCATATTGATGATGTTGTCAAACTGCTAGAATCTAAACATAAggatcattataaaatttataactt aTGTTCCGAGAGATCCTACGATTTTAACAAGTTTAAGCAAAGAGTTGCTACGTATGCATTCGATGATCATAATCCACCAAGGTTGGAACAAATTAAGCCATTTTGCGAAGATGTACACACGTGGCTTTCTTTGCATAAAGAAAATGTAGCAGTAGTTCACTGTAAAGCAGGTAAAGGACGAACTGGTGTTATGGTATGTTGCTACCTTCTTCACAGCAAACAGTTCCCCACTGCCACAGAAGCTCTTAACTATTATGGTACCAAAAGAACACACGATAG GAAAGGAGTAACAATACCTTCCCAAAGGAGGTACGTGGGTTATTATGCTACTCTCGTTCAAGAGGGTCTAAATTACCAGCCAATTACATTAATTCTACGGAAAATTCAATTGGATCCAGTTCCCATTTTTAACGGGGGCCAAGGct ATCTGCATTTTGTAATATCCGAATCAAATAAGAAGGTATTTAGTTCAGAAGTTCATGAGGTACGAAAAGGAATGCATTCTATTTGTATTCCATTACAACATAATGTGGCTCTAACAGGTGATATTCGAGTGGACTTCTATAACAGgccaaaaatgaaaagaaag GAAAAGCTGTTCCACTTTTggtttaatacattttttgtaCGTGATCATGTTTTATCTGAATACGATAACGGGGAATTACCGGTTGAACGATCGACAAGGGCATTGAGTTGCGATGGTACAGCCATGGAATTACCGATGGTCATGTCACATGTAAAACCCCGAACAGGATCTCTAGCTAGCCTTGGACCCATGCCACCTACTCTTGTTTTGAGTATAGACAAGTGGGGCTTAGACGACGCACATAAAGACAAACATCACAAAATCTATAGTGCAGATTTTAAA GTTAGTTTATTTATGCACCGAGTTGGTGGAAGTAATTCGCCGGCTGTGCCAGCGACAACGAATAGGTTGGGAGAGGGTCTACAAATAGGAATGGGTGGTCAGGAAACGCCCAGCGAATCCAGTGAAGCGGATAGCAGTGAATGCGATACAACGGGAGATGAAGATGGTTGGGAATCTGGTGAGTCTTCTGCATCTCTGGTGGTGAATCACCACAATCTTACACACAGCAGTAGCCATACACATGTTAATACCCACCAAAGAACTAGTCTCAGAGAAACAGCTAAAGGTTTACTCTCACGTGGAGATAAAAGTAGGAATAGCCCTAGGCAAAGCACTGCTAGTGTAAAACGTTCTTCAACATTTGTTCGTTCATCCACGTTAGATACATAG
- the LOC124429652 gene encoding outer mitochondrial transmembrane helix translocase-like, whose translation MNVADGPGFTRYEILLLAARLSFVTAVGFFTMKWFVHQLDPTNAAKKKAKKKTREQLRKLAKSDGVILSVDMDQLTDYEIIIASHLVDPQDIKVSWENIAGLEHVIQELKETVILPIQKKELFLNSQLTQAPKGVLLHGPPGCGKTMIAKATAKETRTRFINLDVSILTDKWYGESQKLTAAVFSLAVKLQPCIIFIDEIDSFLRARNSQDHEATAMMKAQFMSMWDGLITDPSCTVIVMGATNRPQDLDRAILRRMPATFYIGLPNEEQRIQVLKLILQHEPIADNVDIKKIAKMTEGFSGSDLQELCRNASVYRVRDYLRTHAQDIGETSASTSTDDEEFHDAVRPITMEDLLTSYRKLKTSKMHTGTLNSVRLDLD comes from the exons atgaatgtagCAGACGGACCTGGATTTACTCGTTATGAGATTTTGTTACTCGCTGCAAGACTTTCCTTTGTAACTGCAGTCGGATTTTTTACGATGAAATGGTTCGTCCATCAACTTGATCCCACAAATGCGGCTAAGAAAAAAGCTAAAAAAAAG acTCGAGAACAATTGCGTAAACTTGCAAAATCAGATGGTGTTATATTATCCGTTGATATGGATCAATTAACAGATTACGAAATCATAATTGCTAGTCATTTAGTTGATCCTCAAGATATCAAAGTTTCATGGGAGAATATAGCTGGATTGGAGCATGTTATTCAAGAACTTAAAGAGACAGTTATACTGCCCatacagaaaaaagaactttttttaaattctcaaTTAACACAAGCTCCAAAG GGTGTTTTGTTACATGGTCCACCAGGTTGTGGTAAAACTATGATTGCAAAAGCTACTGCCAAAGAAACTAGAACCCGTTTCATTAATTTAGATGTTAGCATTCTTACCGATAAATGGTACGGTGAGAGTCAAAAATTGACTGCTGCTGTATTTTCATTGGCTGTAAAACTTCAACCATGCATCATTTTTATAGATGAAATAG ATTCCTTTTTGAGAGCACGCAATTCACAAGATCATGAGGCAACTGCTATGATGAAAGCACAATTTATGTCAATGTGGGATGGTCTAATAACTGATCCATCTTGTACTGTGATTGTAATGGGAGCAACGAACAGACCCCAAGATTTAGATAGAGCTATTTTAAGGCGTATGCCTGCTACTTTTTATATAGGATTACCT AATGAAGAACAGAGAATACAAGTCCTGAAGTTAATTTTGCAGCATGAGCCAATTGCAGACAAtgtagatattaaaaagattgcTAAAATGACAGAAGGTTTTTCTGGCTCGGATTTGCAAGAACTTTGTAGAAATGCATCTGTATATCGTGTTAGAGATTATCTACGAACACATGCACA GGATATAGGCGAGACAAGTGCAAGTACTAGTACAGACGACGAAGAATTCCACGATGCCGTACGTCCTATAACAATGGAAGACCTTCTCACGTCTTATAGGAAATTAAAAACATCTAAGATGCATACAGGCACTTTAAATTCTGTTAGGTTAGATTTAGATTAA
- the LOC124429366 gene encoding uncharacterized protein LOC124429366, producing the protein MPIDKRIVRTICTLLLFVTIGCEAIRCYQCSSNTDQEGEDLCGAYGKFDKEGNIPVECSNEESHTPGTFCIKLTQQSPRGFIWNGRWRQVIRRCASVSSTGVTGVCNWGVYENGIYWQECSCSEDFCNGASSFSSLSTIIFVTSSVLLSILFTR; encoded by the exons ATGCCGATCGATAAGAGGATCGTGAGAACAATTTGTACGCTGTTATTATTCGTGACGATAG GATGCGAAGCTATTCGATGTTACCAATGTAGCAGTAATACCGATCAAGAAGGCGAAGATCTTTGTGGAGCTTATGGAAAATTCGacaaagaaggaaatattCCGGTGGAATGTAGTAACGAAGAATCTCATACGCCTGGGACATTTTGCATTAAGTTGACACAACAAAGTCCTCGTGGCTTCATAT GGAACGGTAGATGGCGACAAGTGATACGAAGGTGTGCATCTGTCTCCAGTACCGGAGTTACAGGTGTCTGTAATTGGGGGGTCTACGAAAATGGAATCTATTGGCAAGAATGTTCTTGTTCCGAAGATTTTTGTAACGGAGCATCCTCATTTTCTTCACTTTCTACAATAATCTTTGTTACATCAAGCGTCCTTCTTTCGATCCTTTTTACAAGATAA